The genomic region CCGCACATCCCTGCCAAGGTTTCGGGCGCACCACTCCACGATGGGTTTGGTGCAGCACTCCACGTGGCCCGGCAGGACTAGCTGCCTGACAAGGACTTCGGCCTGGGCTTTAGCGTCCAAAAAAGCCCTCGTAGTAACCGCCCAGTAATTCTTACCACTCGAATACCTTTTGGCGTGCTCATCGTTACCATACCGAAAGTCGCCCAGGTAAACGTCTATAGCGCCCTCCAGCAATTTCATCGACTCCGGCGTGATATACATGTTTGAGTTCCAGACCATAGGTATGTTCGAGCTGACCTGGCCTATAATCTCCAGGATGGTGTGGAGGTGCGGCGTGGGGTCCCCTCCCACGAAGTTCACGTTCTTGCTCCCCTCCAGGTGCCTCATCTCTATGACTCTTGCCATCCTTTCCGGCTCCACCACCCTGCCCCTTATCTCGGTGGCTATAGTCCAGTTCTGGCAGTATGCGCAGGCGAAAGTGCAGCCCTCAAAAAAGATGGTGTGTGAGGGCACCAGCTCGGGTTCCTCGCCAAAGTGTAAGAACTCCGAGTAGTAGTGCGACGTGGCGTCCACTCCGCATGCCCCGTGCCTCTCATACCTGTTTGCGCCGCACCGTATCTCGCAGAACTGGCATCGCCTCATGATGCGGGCGGCAAGCTCCTCCTTGACGTCTAAGAGCGATACGCCCTTCCTTTCAGGGGGTTTTTTATATGAGGCATAACGCTTGTTTATCTCCCGATACTCCAGGATTTTCCGGTCGTGGAGCCGCCACAGCCCCTCATCGTCGAGACTCCGAAAGCCTTCGGGCACTCCAACTGACTTCAGCAGCGTGTGCCTCGCAGGGGCGCCCTCAAGTATCCTAAAATACCTCTCCATATCTCTTTACAAATATATGCAAATAATTATTTAAAAACTCTCTCAATCTATCAGCAGAAGCCCATAGGAGTCGAAGCTCGGGTGCATGAACTTGCCATACTGGTTATCCTTACACGGTATGACCTCTATGGGCAGCCCGAGCTTCCTCACCGTAGCGAACACGTCTATCCCCACGGCCTCCATCGATGGCCGCACCTTCTCGGCGTGCCTGCAGTCCCTCTTGAAGCTCACGTCCACAGGCCCTTTCGACTGCTCCGCCACGCACTCCTCGCAATAATAGCACGGGTATGCGCCGAATCCAAGAGCCTTATAGTAGCCCGAGTAGAAGGCATGCTGCTCAAGCTCATAGACGGTGTCATGAATCCACAGGATTAGAGGGGCCAGGAAAGCGTGCCAGTTCGCCGGCACCTCATCAGGGTCTATCTCTTTAATCCCCGGAATCCCTTTAAAGTGGACCAGATACGCTTTCTTATACTCTTTCAGCATTTCCCTCGTCTGCTGCGGGCCTGGGACATAAGGGGGGCAGCTCAAGTGCTTGCCATATCCCTTGCAGCCGAACATGCACTTCCAGCGCACCCACTCGCCCACCACGATGTCTTCAGGCGAAACCTCATGGATGCCGGCCTTATTCTTCCTTGCCAGGGCTTTTAGCTCTCTATCGAGCTTCTCATCTACTTGCATGGTATGGGACTTTTGGAGCATAAATTTAAATATATTATTTTTAGGGCTTATAGAATTTGCTGAAGCCCTGAAGAAGAGCTTCGTCGCCATATTGGCATTCTTCTCCATATTTAGGGGCTATTATACTATTTACACAGGATAGATTGATTAACATGAAGCCAAAAGTCTTTTTGGTGATAACCTATGGCTAGAAGTGAAGAACGTGGAGAAATGACTGTTAGGGAAGCTGGCAGGAAGGGTGGAGAGACCACCAAGAGGACCCACGGCCACGATTTTTACGTTCAAATAGGCCACAAGGGTGGGCAGAAGGTGCGGGACCTAATCCAGCGGGCAAAAAGCTCTGAGCAAACTTAGAGCCTTAGTTTTCATAATCTCTTTTTAAGCTTTTAGGCTTTTACCAGGGGTAAATATTTATAAGCGAAGCCCCTCCTGGAATAAGCTCTGATAGAGATGACGATAAGTCTTGATATAGGGGGCTTCACATCCAGGTTCGACAGGCAAGTCTGGGGCCTATTTGGCGCCTCTATTATAGGGGTATTGGGCACCTCGCTCGTCATGACCTTCATGTCCATATACATGTACGAGAGCCTGGGCATGTCCATGACGCAGGTCGGCCTGGCGGACTTCATAACGACCATAGTGGGGGCGGGGGCCGCTTACCTGGGCGGGGCGGCATGTGACGCCTATGGCCGAAAAAAGCTGCTTATTATTGGGCTAACATTACAAATCATATCGTATTTGCTCATAAGCATCTGCATAGATACTCATGTTGCTATACCCCTTTTCATACTTGCACTCGCCTTCAACTCGTTCAACGGCGGCCTATACAGGACCATACCGGACGTCATGATAGCAGACGTGGTAAAGCCCTCCGACCTCGTAGAAGCATATGGCCTCATACGCATCGGCTCAAACATGGGGTGGGTCATCGGGCCAGTGCTGGGCGGGGCGTTCCTCATGTTTACCTCGTATGGCAATCTATTCTACATAACGGCGCTTACCACGCTCACGTACCTCCTCATAGCAGCATTCCTGCTGAGGGATACCAGGCCTAAGCTCCAGCCGGAGAGGCTCAGGCTCAAGGACATCGCGGTGGTCGCGGGAGACCGGCCGTTCCTGGCATTCTGCCTCCTCATGCTATTCATGATCATCCCATACCAGCAGATGTACACCCTCTTCACGGTCTACTCGTCGGCATACGTGGGCCTGAGTAGCTTCTGGATCGGCGTGCTATACGCATTGAGCGGGCTGATGGTCGCGCTCTTCCAGTATCGCGTCTCGTCAGAGGTCAATAAGTATAAAATGACGTCTGCGCTGGCCTTCTCGGCCGCTGTGTTCGCCATAGGCTTCTTCATGCTCTCGCTCTCGACGGCTTTCATCGTGCCGTTCATAGGCATGGCCATCATCACGTTCGCGGAGATGATCTGGTCGCCCGCCTCCTCCACCATGCAGGCTAACCTTTCGCCCGAGAGCATGAGGGGCAGGTATTTCGGCTTTAACGGGCTGACCGGGAACATTGGCTGGGCTGTCGGCCCCCTGTTTGGCGGCATCCTGAAGGACTCGATGGGCGGCAACGTGCCCATGATGTGGGCGATAATTGGGTCCATGTTCATTTTGTGCGTGGTTGGGTTCATGGGGCTTGACCGCGTGGTCTCAAAAAGGGCTAACATGGCAAATAAGATAGAAAAAATAGGGGCTGAGGGATAGATGCCTCCCTGTATCTGCCGTTGCACGAGAGAATCGAATTTATATATATTAAATGTTTAATATTATGGTATATATGGTCGGGTGAAAAGATGTTCGTTGAAAACAGCCCAGAGAATAAAAGCATCTGTAAGCAGTATTGTGGCACGTGCCCGAGCTATGTCGGGGAGGGGAAGCTCCTTTTCTGTTCTCGCGGTAACATGACGGGTACCATTGAAAAGAATGGATGCAAGTGTGGAATGTGCCCCGTGGCCATAGAGCATAAGCTGGATGGGGGCTATTACTGCATACACGGGAATCTTGATACGCTGCTCGACTAAAGGATTTTGCCTAAAAGCTGAAGTGATGCTCAAGTTCGAGTTGCCGGCAAATTACTGCGGCGTCGGCCTTTAGCCTATCGAAAGTGCCATCGCCCTTGAAAAGGGCCAACCTGCACGCCTCCAGTATGGCGTGCTCATCCTTAAGGGCGTCCTCCATCCTTCCCCAGATGCCTGGCTTTAGCCTCAGGCGATCCAGCATGACATATGAAACTCCTGCGTCTTTAAGCGATTGCAGCACGCTCTCCAAAACCTCTTTGTCCACAACTCCGGGCAAAATTGGGCCTATAAAAGCCCATGTCCTTATGCCACAATCAGCCAGCGCCCTTAAAGCTTTAAGCCGCTCTCGAGGCGGTGAAGCGCCCGGCTCCACGACGGCGCTAATGCCGCTGTCAAGCGTCGTCACGGTAAAGCCCACCTCTATCTCCCGGAACTCTCTTAATATGTCCACATCCCTGAGTACCAGCGAAGACTTAGTCTGGATGCATACCGGGAAATCCTTTGATAGGAGCACTTCCAGGCATCTCCGCGTAAGCCCCAGCCTCTCCTCGATGGGCTGGTACGGGTCTGTGACCGTGCTGATTCCGACGACGCCCCGCCTTTTTATCCTGGCCTCCTTCTCCAATACTCGTGGCATATCGGCCTTTACATTAACAAATGAGCCCCACGATTCAGGGCCGCCATAGCGTAAAGTCGCCGGCGCATAACAATAAATACAGCCATGACCGCAGCCAAAGTAGGGGTTCAGCGTATAGTCCAGGCCGGGAAGCCTGGATGGGCTTAAAGCGGTCTTACAGCATATCTCCCTCACTTTCATCCAGCTCCTCCGAAGTCAGACAGCCTGCGCTGAAACCTGCCATCCTTGAGCACAAAGCTGTTCAGGGTCCAACGCTTTATAGGTATATCAAAGCGGCTCTGCACATAAGCCAGGGCAGCCTCCAGTGAGCTAAAGGCCTCATACGGCCCCCTCAATGCAGCACGCACGTTCTCCCTAACGTTCCACACCCCTACGGGCATAATGTAGCCGGAGTGGGCCTCCCTGAGGATGACCACCCTGGCCTGCCTCTTCTCCTTAACCAGGTATTCAGCGGTGGCCAGCCTGGCCGCATAGTAGCACCCGCCTATCCTCGCATACTCCTTCCTGCCGCTGCCAAGCTCATGGTCGGATATGACCATGATATCCCTTCCCGCAGGGTTCCAGATGGTATCAGGGTACCACGCCTCCACAA from Methanocella conradii HZ254 harbors:
- a CDS encoding radical SAM protein; the protein is MERYFRILEGAPARHTLLKSVGVPEGFRSLDDEGLWRLHDRKILEYREINKRYASYKKPPERKGVSLLDVKEELAARIMRRCQFCEIRCGANRYERHGACGVDATSHYYSEFLHFGEEPELVPSHTIFFEGCTFACAYCQNWTIATEIRGRVVEPERMARVIEMRHLEGSKNVNFVGGDPTPHLHTILEIIGQVSSNIPMVWNSNMYITPESMKLLEGAIDVYLGDFRYGNDEHAKRYSSGKNYWAVTTRAFLDAKAQAEVLVRQLVLPGHVECCTKPIVEWCARNLGRDVRFNLMFQYFPEYRASMFPEINRTLTRAEALRAMEIAKNAGLANLV
- a CDS encoding DUF2284 domain-containing protein — its product is MQVDEKLDRELKALARKNKAGIHEVSPEDIVVGEWVRWKCMFGCKGYGKHLSCPPYVPGPQQTREMLKEYKKAYLVHFKGIPGIKEIDPDEVPANWHAFLAPLILWIHDTVYELEQHAFYSGYYKALGFGAYPCYYCEECVAEQSKGPVDVSFKRDCRHAEKVRPSMEAVGIDVFATVRKLGLPIEVIPCKDNQYGKFMHPSFDSYGLLLID
- a CDS encoding MFS transporter, which produces MTISLDIGGFTSRFDRQVWGLFGASIIGVLGTSLVMTFMSIYMYESLGMSMTQVGLADFITTIVGAGAAYLGGAACDAYGRKKLLIIGLTLQIISYLLISICIDTHVAIPLFILALAFNSFNGGLYRTIPDVMIADVVKPSDLVEAYGLIRIGSNMGWVIGPVLGGAFLMFTSYGNLFYITALTTLTYLLIAAFLLRDTRPKLQPERLRLKDIAVVAGDRPFLAFCLLMLFMIIPYQQMYTLFTVYSSAYVGLSSFWIGVLYALSGLMVALFQYRVSSEVNKYKMTSALAFSAAVFAIGFFMLSLSTAFIVPFIGMAIITFAEMIWSPASSTMQANLSPESMRGRYFGFNGLTGNIGWAVGPLFGGILKDSMGGNVPMMWAIIGSMFILCVVGFMGLDRVVSKRANMANKIEKIGAEG
- a CDS encoding DUF2769 domain-containing protein, with translation MFVENSPENKSICKQYCGTCPSYVGEGKLLFCSRGNMTGTIEKNGCKCGMCPVAIEHKLDGGYYCIHGNLDTLLD
- a CDS encoding SPL family radical SAM protein, whose translation is MKVREICCKTALSPSRLPGLDYTLNPYFGCGHGCIYCYAPATLRYGGPESWGSFVNVKADMPRVLEKEARIKRRGVVGISTVTDPYQPIEERLGLTRRCLEVLLSKDFPVCIQTKSSLVLRDVDILREFREIEVGFTVTTLDSGISAVVEPGASPPRERLKALRALADCGIRTWAFIGPILPGVVDKEVLESVLQSLKDAGVSYVMLDRLRLKPGIWGRMEDALKDEHAILEACRLALFKGDGTFDRLKADAAVICRQLELEHHFSF